In Henriciella litoralis, the genomic window GAAATTGCAGACCTGATCAAGGCGCTTGCCCCCGTGGTGCATGTGAAGCTGGTCATCGGTGCGCCGCATTCGCGCGCCGAAGCTGCAGAGCTTGTTGGCGAGCACGCCGAGATGTTCGATGCGCCGATGGGCGACATCTGGCTGCGCGATATCGGGCCGGTCTTCGTGACCTATCTCAACCGGCTTGAGGGCCTTGGCTTCACCTTCAATGGCTGGGGCGGCAAGTATGAGCTGGAGGGCGACACAGAGACGGCGGCAGCAATCTGCCGGCTGGAAGGCCACCCGCTAAAGCGCCTCGACTTCATCCTTGAAGGCGGCGCGATCGAGCAGGATGGCGAGGGCACGCTGATTACAACACGCCAGTGCGTGCTGAACCCGAACCGCAATCCCGGTTGGAGCGAGGAGAAGGCCGAAGAGGCACTGCGTCTGGCGTTTAATGTCGAGCGCGTCATCTGGCTGGGCGAGGGGCTCGCCAATGACCATACCGACGGACATGTCGACAATATCGCGCGTTTCATCGGGCCGGGGCATGTTGTCTGTCAGACGCCATCTGGCGATGATGACCCGAATGCGGACGTGCTGCGCGAGATTGAAGCGACGCTGCGGAGCGCGGAGCTTGAGGTCTCAACGATCCCGTCTCCGGGACGGATCCTCGATGAGGATGGCGAGCCGGTGCCAGCGAGCCATATGAATTTCCTGATCTCGAACGGCCGCGTCATCCTGCCGATCTATGAAGAGACGCATTCAAAACTGGCGGCAGCCGAGCTTGCGGCGCTGATGCCGGACCATGAGATTATTGCACTGCCTGCCAATCATATCCTGACGGGCGGCGGGAGTTTTCATTGCATGACGCAGCAAGTGCCAGCGGTCGACGGAGGTCTTTCCACATGAGCCGGACTTTGAAAGTTGCAGCGATCCAGGCCTCCTACAGCCAGGACATGCAGGAGAATATCGACAAGGTGGTCTCGCTGGTGCGCGAGGCGGCCGCCAAGGGGGCGGAGATTATCCTGCCGTCTGAACTCTTCTGCGACCATTATTTCTGCAAGGTGCAGGACGAGACCTATTTCAACACGGCCTATCCCTGGCATGAGCATCCGGCGGTGACGCAGCTCTCGGCGCTCGCCGCAGAGCTCGATGTCGTCATCCCGGTCTCGATTTATGAGAAGGATGGGCCGGAATATTATAATTCCATCGTCATCATCGATGCGGATGGTGAGCCGCTGGGCGTCTATCGCAAGAGCCATATTCCGGATGGCCCGGGCTATATGGAAAAGTTCTATTTCCGCCCCGGCAATACCGGCTTTCGCGTCTGGGACACGATGAAGGGCCGTATTGGCGTCGGCATTTGCTGGGACCAGTGGTTCCCGGAAGCGGCCCGCGCCATGGCGCTGCTCGGCGCAGATTGCCTCTTCTATCCAACGGCCATCGGCTCTGAGCCGCATGATGCGACGCTCGACACGGCTGCGCGCTGGCGCCGGGCGATGCAAGGGCATGCAGTGTCCAATGTCATGCCTGTCGTCGCTGCGAACCGCACTGGCGATGAGGACGGCCAGCATTTCTATGGCACGAGCTTTATCGCAGACCATGCGGGCGAAATCGTCTCCGAGCTTGGCCGCGATGAAGAAGGCGTGATCACCGCCGAGTTCGATCTTGATTTCCTTGACCGGCACCGCGCCGCATGGGGCTTCTTCCGCGACCGGCGCACCGAGCTTTACGACGTTCTGGGATAGGGTTTGCCCGGCGCCGCCCCGCGAAGACTCGCTCGTCCCCTCTTTGACAGGGAACTGTCACGACGCCTGACCGCTATCTCCCTCAACAGGTGTGAAGGAGAGCTGCTTGGCGGATATCGAGACGGACGTGGCCATTATTGGTGCGGGCACTGCAGGTCTGGCGGCTGAACGGCACGCGCGGAAAAATGGCGCAACAACGCGGCTGATCGATCCGGCCTTTGCCGGGACGACCTGCGCCACGGTTGGCTGTATGCCGTCGAAACTGCTGATTGCGGCCGCTGAGGTCGCCCATTCGGCCCGCCATGCCGCACCTTTCGGGATTGAGCTTCCGGCGCCGAAGATAGATGGGCCGAAGGTGATGGGGCGCCTGCGCAATATGCGCGACAATTTCGTTGAGGCGACCAAAGAGACATTTGAAAAACTGCCCGATGGCGTCGCGATCAAGGCGAGCGCGCACTTTACCGGCCCGAACGATTTGAAGCTTTCGGATGGCCGCTCGCTCAAGGCGAAAGCGATCATCATTGCGACAGGATCGGCCCCGGTCATTCCTCCGCCATTTGAGGGCTTGGGCGACCGCATTCTGACGAATGAAACCCTGTTCGAGTTGCCGGATTTGCCAAAGTCGGTCGGTGTAATGGGTGCCGGGCCGATTGGGCTGGAGCTGGCGCAGGCTTTGGCGCGGCTTGGCGTGCGGGTTGGTGTATTCGATATTGGGGATACGCTGGGCGGCCTGCCCAAGGGCGATGTCGAGACCTCGCTTCGCGACGCGCTGGAAGCTGAATTCCCGATCTATCTAGACGTCGACACCGAGGCGACGAAAACTGAGACCGGCGTGAAGCTTAGCTGGTCAGGCAAAGGTGCCCGCGGCGAGGCTGAATATGAGCGTGTGCTTGTGTCCGCAGGACGGGCGCCGCAGCTGGACGCGCTGAAGCTGGAGACGACTGGGCTGGAGCTTGACGGTCACGGCACGCCGGTCTTCGATGCAAATACCTTGCAGTGTGGGAGTTCGAGCGTGTTCATCGCAGGCGACGCCAACCATCGGCTGCCGGTGCTGCATGAAGCCTCAGCTGGCGGAACGATTGCGGGAGTAAATGCGGCGACATTCCCGGACGTTCAGCCGATGAAACGCAAGCACGCCATGCAGGTCATGTTCACAGACCCGAACCTCGCCGTGCTCGGCGCGCCCGAGGAAGGCGAGATTACAGGCCGGGTGGATTTTTCCGATCAGGGCAGGGCCAAGGTGCATAATTGCAATCAGGGCGTCTGCGAGATCTATGCGCGACAGGCGGATGGTCTGATCGTCGGCGCGCGGATGGTGGCGCCGAACGCCGAGCATCTTGCGCATCTTATTGCCTGGTCCATCGAGCGCGGAGCGACAGCGAACGAATTGCTCGACATGCCGTTCTATCACCCGACGCTGGAGGAAGGGCTGAAGACAGCGCTTCAGGATGTCTGCAAACAGGTCGGCAGTCCGGTCCCACCTGAACGCGATGACGAGTTCTTGCCGGGGGACCGGTAATGCCGGTTTAGGCTGCTATTTGGTTTAGTGGAGGGAGACGTTCGCGGCCAGTTTCTCGGCCTGCTCAATCCACTTTTCACGCGCAACGCGGCCCTTGAATGACAGATAGTCATCGACCCAAAGCGCTTCGGCTTCTTCCCACGCCGCGATCTGGCTGAAGTGGTACACGCCAATTTCATTCAGCGTCTGTGACAGCTTCGGTCCGATGCCTTTGATCTGGGTCAGGTCATCAGCTTCGCCTTCAGGCGCGCTGAGGCTGACTGGACGACGAACGGCATCTTCAGGATCTTCGCCTGTCACGTCGGACAGAGTGAAGTAGCTAGCGAACATGCTTGCCGGCGCATTGCGGCGCATCTGGTCAAACCAGTCGGTCAGGACGCCGCCTGGAACGGTCTGAGGCCAGCGCATCCAGGTCGGCATGGCTTCGATGACTTTTGCGGTATTTTCCCAATGCTGAAGATTCATGTCCGCCAGTTTGCGGAAAAGCTCTTTGGTGGCGTCTTCAGAAGCGGCGATGTCTGCGCCTGGCTGCATGGAAGACATGGCGTCGGTCCAGGTTTTGCGCGCGGACTGGCCAAGTTCGCCCCACGCTGCAAGTGAATCGGTCCAGAGGGTCATCGGGTTAAGTTTTGTCGTCTCGGTGGTCATCGTAAAGCTCCTTTTGAGCGGATGCTGCACTGCAACATAATCCGTATCGGCCCTTTAATCAAGGGTATCCCCGGCTGGCGGCGGTCTGCTGGACGCCGTTCGTGCGTCAATCGCCATATTCACGACAGGTTCGAAGCGCCCTATGGCTGACAGGCAATTGGCATGACGACAGAACGAACCCTCTCCAGCAAAATCGTCCCGGTCCCTGAGAAAGGCCGGGTATTGGTGTTTGACTCCGGCATGGGCGGACTGACCGTTGCGCGCGAGATCATGGCGCGTGCGCCGTCAATCTCTGTCGACTATGCTGCCGATACCGGCTTTTTCCCTTATGGCGACAAGTCTGACGCTGCGCTGCGCGATCGCCTGCCGCGCATTGCCGCCGAGCTGGTTAAACAGGCGCGGCCCGACGTCTTTGTCATCGCTTGCAATACGGCCAGCACGCTGGCGCTGGAGGAGGTGCGGGCGGCGCTCGACATCCCCGTTGTCGGGACCGTGCCCGCGATCAAGCCCGCCGCCGAGCAGAGCAAGAGCGGTGTGATCGGTCTTCTCGCCACGCCTGGCACGATCCGGCGGGCCTATACCGCCAATCTGATCAGTGAGTTTGCAAGCGATGTAACGGTTATCCTGCATGGTAGCGTCGAACTGGTCCGGCTGGCCGAGGCGCATGCGGCGGGCGAGCCCTATGACCCGGCAGGCTTTGCGGCGGCTCAGGACCCAATCTTCGAAGTGGAGCAGGGTGGGCTGGTCGATACGATTGTGCTGGCCTGCACGCATTTCCCACTGGTTCAGGCTGAGCTGGCGGCGGCCGCGCCAAGACCTGTCACCTATATCGATTCCGGCGGCGCGATTGCCCGCCAGACGCTGCGGGTGCTGGCTCGTCAGAGCTTTTCTGATGACCATGCTGAGTTGCCCGATCATCGTCTATTTGTCTCGTCTGACCCCTCGGACAATGCGCGGCTGGTGAAGGTATGTGCCCGGTTCGGCTTTGAGACGGTGGTGCAAGTGGCCGTATGAGGCTGTGGAGAGATGACAAAACTTTGCTCACCTGCATCGGACTGTCACAAAACTTCGATATTGGGGTCTGAAATTATGTTTACCCCGAAAGGGACGCCGCGATGCGCAATCTTCTTCTCGCTCTCAGTGCCGGGCTTCTGGCCAGTGCCTGTTCGCCGGGCACAGACCTCTCTGAAATCGATGCGAGTGCCGGTGAACTGCAAGTTTTCGCGGCGGCCCCTGACGAGAAGATAAAGATTGTCGGATCGTCGACCGTCGCGCCCTTCTCGACGACCGTTGCCGAGCAGTTTGGGGCGATATCGCCGTTCCCGACGCCAATCGTCGAGACAACGGGAACGGGCGGCGGGTTCAAGGCCTTCTGCAATGGTATCGGGCCTGACCAGCCGTCGATTTCCAACGCTTCGCGGCCGATCAAATCATCCGAAGTCGAGTTATGCCGCCGCGGCGGTGTCACCGATATTGTCGAAGTGAAGATTGGCTATGACGGCATCGTGCTGGCCAATGCCAAGGGCTCTCCGGAGCTGGATCTCTCCAAGGCCGAAATCTTCCTCGCGCTGGCCGAAGAGATCCCGGACGGCAATGGCGGCTGGATGGCGAACCCCAACCAGACCTGGCAGGACGTTGCCGACCATTTGCCCGACATGAAAATCCTCGTCTCAGGCCCGCCGCCAACATCCGGGACCCGTGATGCGTTCGCCGAACTGGCGCTTGAAGGCGGGGCGGAAGAGATCCCGCAACTGGCCGCGTTGAAAGAGAGCGACAAGGGCGAGTTCGTCAAGCGCGCGACCACGATCCGTAATGACGGCAAATGGATCGATTCAGGTGAGAACGACACCGCCATCGTCCAGACCCTGATGAAGAACCCCGACAGTATCGGCATCATGGGCTACTCATTCCTTGAGCAGAATCTCGACCGCCTCAAAGGTGCGCATGTCGAGGGGACTGACCCGACCTTTGAACAGATTGCCAGCGGCGAGTACGGCATCTCCCGTTCGATGTTCTTCTACGTCAAAAAGCAGAATGTGAATTTGGTGCCCGGCATCGAGGAATTCATTTCCGAGTTCACGCAGGAAGATGCCTGGGGGCCGACCGGCTATCTCGTTGATAAGGGCCTCATCCCGCTGCAGGCAGAAGAGCGCGAAAAAGTGCGGGCGCATGCGCTGGCGCTCGAAGTCATGGACACCAAGAGCTAGGCTTTTCGTTTCAGCTTGCCTCAGCGAGGATTTCGCCGATCACTTCGCGGGACCGCGCGACGATGGGCGCGTCGCTGCCGCGATAATAGGCCAGCGCGACAACAGCCGTTGATAGCGCCCAGCCGCGGGCTCGCATCCAGACACTTTCGCTTGCAGCTGTCGCCCGGGCAAAGGCGTCACGGGCCTGGCCACTGAACACTGTATAGGCGGCCATCAGGTCACAGGCCGGGTCGCCAAGCCCCGACAACCCCCAGTCCAGAACGCCGGTGACGGCGCCGTCGCGAACCACCAGATTGGCCGGATGCAAGTCTCCATGGATCCAGGTCCGGTCATCGGGTCTGCATGGATCAGCGGTGAGCGCGGTCGACCAGACGCGGGCCAATGCGGTGGCATCGAATTCGTCTGAAAGTGTCGTGATCGCGTCTTCTGTCACGGTGTTGCGCTGGATGAGGTCCACGCCGCGCCAGTGATTGTCCGGAGCTGGTTTCGCTGCGTTTCGGGTGGGACAGCCCTGAAGGTCCAGCAGGAAGAGGGCGAGCCGGTTGGCATCTTCAATTGTGGCCGTGTGGCCGGCGGCATCCATGGAGACCCCGTGGAGCCAGGTGCAGATCATCCATGGCCATCCGCGTGGATCAGGCAGCACGCCCTTGGCCATGAAACGCGGGGTTTCGAGCGGCAGGTCGGACAGGGTTTTCAAGGCAACGGGTTCGCGCTGGAGCAGCGAGGGCAATGCCGCATCGCGCTTGGCGATCCGCAGGCAGAGATCATTGTCGATTCTGAAGACGTAATTGTCAGTCCCGCCAGACCTGACGAGCCGGATGTCGGCGTCTGCCAGGTCGGGAAAGCTGGATTTGACCAGCGACCGGATAAGGAAGATATCCGGCTGGTAAATCACTCCTTGGTCTCTGGAACGATTGGCGGCTTTTTCCTGCGGCGGCGCAGGCGGATCTTTTGCCAGAAGCGTTTGCGCTCTGGTACCGGGAGCGTGTCGAGGTTTTCGATGAACGCTTCGGCGCAAGCCTTCCAGCTATAGCCCTCTGCATATGTCCTCGCCGTGGCGCGGTCGAGGTCCAGGCAATCGAGGCAGGCCTGCTTGAGGTCCTCGCCGATCACGCCGGCATCTGAGCCGGGGATGATGTCTCTTGGCCCGGGTGCATTATAGGCGGCCACCGGCGTTCCTGCGGCCATGGCTTCGAGTATGACGAGGCCGAATGTGTCGGTCAGGCTTGGGAAACAGAAGACGTCAGCGCTCGCAAAGCAGGTCGCGAGCTCTTCATTGAAACGTGCGCCGAGGAATTTGACCTTGGGGTACTTCTTTTTCAGCTCGTTCAGTTGCGGGCCTTCGCCGACGATGACCTTTGTGCCGGGCAGATCAAGCTCAACGAAAGCTTCGATATTCTTCTCCACCGCGACCCGGCCGACATTGAGGAAGATGGGCCGTTCCATGCCTTCAAACGGATCGCCGGGCTCGCCCGCTTCGACGCGGCGGGACGGGTTGAACAGATCGACATCGACCCCGCGCGTCCAGGAGACGACATTGTTGAAATTGTGGTCTTCCAGCTCTTTGCGCATCGACGGTGTCGCGACCATCACCTTGCCAGAATACTTGTGAAACCAGCGCACAAAGCCATAGCCCCAGGCCGTTGGGACCGGGAAACGGGCTGACACATATTCGGGAAAGCGGGTGTGATAGCTGGTCGAGAAGGGGTGTTTTTCCTTCAGGCACATGGCGCGGCCAGCCAGGCCGAGCGTGCCTTCGGTCGCAATGTGAACAGCATCTGGCTGGAAGCGTTCGAAGCGTTCTGATATTTGTCCGCGGGCAAACAAAGCGAGTTTGATCTCGCTATAGGTCGGAAGTGGGACGGTGAAAAATCCATCTGCTGGTGAGACGATTTCCCATTCATGGCCCATCTCTTCGCACTCGGCGATGACGCGCTTCATCGTTCGGACGACGCCATTGACCTGTGGTTCCCAGGCGTCGGTAATCAACATGATGCGCATACGGTTTCCTTAAGGTGCACTTTCGACAGTTTTAGGGCCATTCGAGCTGTCGTAAACCCGCAGGTCCGTGTCAAATAGGACGTTATTGCAGGCCAATTCCCAAATGGAGCACATCAATGCCCGACACGCTCAAAACGACAAGCACTTCCTGGGATAGCATCGATGAACACAAGTTCGCCGATGAAGAAGCGCTGGTCGCGGACATATTGAAGTCCTTGCCGCTTGATGAACGCGCCAGAGCCGCCGCGGTTCGACGCGGGCGCGAACTGGTGCAGATCGCGCGTGCGGCCGGGCGGCCCAAGGGCATGATGGAAAGCTTCCTGGAAGAGTTTGGTCTGTCGAACTCTGAGGGGCTGGCGCTGATGTGTCTGGCCGAAGCCTTGTTGCGGGTGCCCGATGCAGAGACACGAGATGATCTGATCGCAGAGAAAATCCGGTCCGGCGACTGGGGGTCTCATAAGGGCCAGTCCGATAGCTGGCTGGTCAATGCCTCGACCTGGGGGCTGATGCTGACAGGCCGCGTGATCGGAACGCCGGACGATGCGCGTAAAGGCCCGTCGACCTTCGTGCAGAGCCTTGTGCGCGAAAGCGGTGAGCCGGTGATCCGGGCCGCGATGATGCAGGCGATGCGCATCATGGGTGAACAATTCGTGCTGGGCCGGACGGTGAAGGAAGCCATCAAACGCGGCGCCAAGATGGTGAAGGCTGGCGATGCGGCCAATTTCAGCTTCGACATGCTGGGCGAAGGTGCACGGACCGCTGATGATGCATCGCGCTATCTGAAGGCCTATGAAGAGGCTATCGCAGCTGTGTCCGCCAAGAGTGACGGCTCCACTGCGCCTGAAGACAAGAACGGTATCTCGGTAAAGCTGTCGGCGCTGCATCCACGCTATGAGGCGGTGAATGAAGCGCGGGTGATGGCTGAGCTTTATCCGCGCGTCCTTGGGCTTTGTGAGCAGGCCGCCAAGGCGAACATCAATCTTTGCCTTGATGCCGAAGAGGCCGAGCGCCTCGTCATTTCGCTGAAGATCCTCGAAAAGCTGATGCGGGAGCCGTCACTCAAGGGCTGGGAGGGGCTCGGCCTTGCCGTGCAGGCCTATCAGAAGCGCGCCCATCTTGTGATCGAGCGGCTTACGCGCCTTGCGGGTGAGACGAAGATGCGCCTGATGGTGCGTCTGGTTAAGGGCGCCTATTGGGACACGGAAATCAAACATGCCCAGGAAGATGGGATGGTGAACTTCCCGGTCTTCACAACCAAGCACGGCACGGACATCAACTACCTCTCCTGCGCGTATGCCCTGCTGAAGGCGAGCCCGCGCATCTATCCGCAATTTGCCACCCATAATGCCCATTCCCTGGCCACAATCCTGATGATGGCTGAGAGCGAAGACGTCACGCATTACGAGTTCCAGCGTCTGCACGGCATGGGTGAGCCGCTTTATGGCGCCGCCGAGAAGGGCGGGAAGGTCCGCGTCTATGCGCCTGTCGGGGCGCATAAGGATCTTCTGCCCTATCTGGTGCGCCGGCTTCTGGAGAATGGCGCGAATACGAGCTTCGTGCATTCTTTCCTCGACCCGGATGTGCCGGTTGAGGCGGTCGTTGATGACCCGATTGCCAAGGTTGAAGCGGGCCCGCGCCGTCATCCGCGTATCCCGACGCCGCCGCGCCTTTATGGGCCGATGCGGAAGAATTCGATCGGGGTCGATCTCAGCCAGGCGAGCGAGCGGGCGGTGCTGGAGCGGAATGTTTCTGAACTCGTTGACGGCAAGGCGCTGGAGGCCGGGCCGATCATCTCCGGCAAGGCGAAGACATCGGGCGGCGCTGACGTGTTCGCGCCGGCAGATCTGTCGCGCAAACTCGGAACTGTGTTGGAAGCATCCGAGGCCGATGTTGATGCTGCGCTTGATGCAGCCGTGAAGTTTCAGCCTGAATGGGACCGTCTCGGCGGGGCGAAACGGGCGAAAATCCTCACCGATATGGGCGATGCGCTGGAAGCCAATATGGACCGGCTGGTCGCGCTGATGTCGCAAGAGGGCGGCAAGACGTTTGGTGACGGGGTCGCTGAAGTGCGCGAGGCGGTCGACTTTTGCCGCTATTATGCGGTCCAGGCCGAAGACAAGTTTGAGGGCCAGACGCGGCTGCCGGGGCCGGCGGGTGAGACCAATCATATTTCCCTGCATGGGCGCGGCGTGTTTGCCTGCATCTCGCCATGGAATTTTCCGCTGGCGATCTTCACCGGGCAGATCACGGCGGCGCTGGGCGCGGGCAATACGGTTGTAGCGAAACCTGCCGAGCAGACGCCGCTGGTCGCGTTTGAGGCTGTCCGCATCTTTCAGGCGGCGGGCCTGCCAGCCGATGCATTGCATCTGCTGCCGGGGCGTGGTGAGACGGTTGGCGCAAAGCTGACGAGTGACCTTCGCGTATCGGGCGTCTGTTTTACAGGTGGCACAGACACGGCGCGGATTATCAACCGCACACTGGCGGGGCGCGATGGCCCGATTATTCCACTGATCGCGGAGACGGGCGGGCTGAATGGTATGTTCGTCGACACGACAGCGCTGCGTGAGCAGGTGATTGACGACGTTCTGGTGTCGGCTTTCGGGTCAGCTGGGCAGAGGTGTTCGGCGCTTCGTCTTCTCTTCCTGCCCAAAGACACGGCTGATGGCCTGATCGACGGGCTGAAAGGTGCGATGGATGAGCTGAAGATCGGTGATCCGGGTAAGACTGACACTGATATTGGGCCTGTCATCGATGACGAGTCGCTTGGCCATCTGGCGGACTATCTCGCCCGGATGCAATCGGAAGCGAGCCTCATCAAGCAAATGCCTGCGCCAGAGGGGGGCCACTTCTTCGGCCCGGCCGTGGTGGAGCTGTCCTCGCTCGATCAGATCGAGAAAGAGACATTCGGGCCGGTGCTGCACATCCTGCGCTATGACCCGGACCAGATTGCCAGTGTCGGGGCAGCGCTTGAGGCCAAAGGGTATGGCCTGACACTGGGCGTTCATTCGAGGCTTGAGAGCTTTGCGGCCAAGGTGCGCGCGGCTGTGCATGCGGGCAACACCTATGTGAACCGATCGATGACGGGCGCGGTGGTTGGCGTGCAGCCATTTGGCGGCGAGGGCCTGTCAGGGACGGGTCCGAAGGCTGGCGGGCCGCATTACATGCTTCGCTTTGCCAGCGAACGCGTCGTTACTGTGAATATCACCGCCCAAGGTGGCGATCCCGAACTCTTGAGCCTATAAATGCAAGACGAAATCCAACGGAGGCGCCGATGAGGCAGTATTCGATCCTGCTGATCGCCGCATTGGCGGGCGTAACCGCCGGATGTGCAGACAATAGCGACAGCGCGAACGAGCCTGTGCGCGTTTCAGAGATTGAGCGTCCCGAGACGTCAACGGCGACGGCGTTCAGTCAGGATGGCGGCGGCATCGCAATCGTCAATGGCAACGAGGCGGCCAGCATCGACATAGACATGCCGGCCGACCTTGCCGAGTTTGACCCCAAGCTGGCCGACACGCTGCGGGCGCGCGTGAATGAGCTCACCGAAGGGTTCGCCGAGAGCGCTGAGCAGGATATGCGTGATGCTGCGGAGAAGAATTTCACCTTCAGGCCGAACACGCTCGAAATAAGCTGGGTCGAAACCGGCCCGGAATCAGGCCCACTCCAGTCATTTCTCGGCACCAGCTACAGCTATCAGGGCGGGGCGCATCCGACGTTCAGCTATCAGATGCTGAACTGGGATACCGATGCGAACCGCGAGCTTGGTTTTGAGGACTTGTTTGAGGACGCAGACAGCGCCCGCACAGCCGTCATCGAAACGCTTAAGTCATCGTTGATCGAGCAGAAGCGCGAGCGGTTCGCGGACGATTTCACCGAAGAGGATATACTGGACTCCTGGATCGAGCCTGCCTTTGAAGCGCCAGAGACGAAGCAGGACCGGTTTACGTTTGCGACCTCTTCAGACCCTGCCAAATCAGGTGGGCTGATCTATCATTTCGGGCCGTATGAAGTCGGCTCCTATGCTGAGGGCGCCTACACTGTTGGCGTGCCGGCATCGATATTCGCGGCGTTTCTGAAACCTGCCTATTCGGACAATTTCGGCGGCGAGATGCAGATGCCTAAAGAAGATCTCTAGACCGGCTCGGACGTTCAGGACCCGTCCTCTATAAGCACGCATC contains:
- the putA gene encoding bifunctional proline dehydrogenase/L-glutamate gamma-semialdehyde dehydrogenase PutA — protein: MPDTLKTTSTSWDSIDEHKFADEEALVADILKSLPLDERARAAAVRRGRELVQIARAAGRPKGMMESFLEEFGLSNSEGLALMCLAEALLRVPDAETRDDLIAEKIRSGDWGSHKGQSDSWLVNASTWGLMLTGRVIGTPDDARKGPSTFVQSLVRESGEPVIRAAMMQAMRIMGEQFVLGRTVKEAIKRGAKMVKAGDAANFSFDMLGEGARTADDASRYLKAYEEAIAAVSAKSDGSTAPEDKNGISVKLSALHPRYEAVNEARVMAELYPRVLGLCEQAAKANINLCLDAEEAERLVISLKILEKLMREPSLKGWEGLGLAVQAYQKRAHLVIERLTRLAGETKMRLMVRLVKGAYWDTEIKHAQEDGMVNFPVFTTKHGTDINYLSCAYALLKASPRIYPQFATHNAHSLATILMMAESEDVTHYEFQRLHGMGEPLYGAAEKGGKVRVYAPVGAHKDLLPYLVRRLLENGANTSFVHSFLDPDVPVEAVVDDPIAKVEAGPRRHPRIPTPPRLYGPMRKNSIGVDLSQASERAVLERNVSELVDGKALEAGPIISGKAKTSGGADVFAPADLSRKLGTVLEASEADVDAALDAAVKFQPEWDRLGGAKRAKILTDMGDALEANMDRLVALMSQEGGKTFGDGVAEVREAVDFCRYYAVQAEDKFEGQTRLPGPAGETNHISLHGRGVFACISPWNFPLAIFTGQITAALGAGNTVVAKPAEQTPLVAFEAVRIFQAAGLPADALHLLPGRGETVGAKLTSDLRVSGVCFTGGTDTARIINRTLAGRDGPIIPLIAETGGLNGMFVDTTALREQVIDDVLVSAFGSAGQRCSALRLLFLPKDTADGLIDGLKGAMDELKIGDPGKTDTDIGPVIDDESLGHLADYLARMQSEASLIKQMPAPEGGHFFGPAVVELSSLDQIEKETFGPVLHILRYDPDQIASVGAALEAKGYGLTLGVHSRLESFAAKVRAAVHAGNTYVNRSMTGAVVGVQPFGGEGLSGTGPKAGGPHYMLRFASERVVTVNITAQGGDPELLSL
- a CDS encoding DUF3298 and DUF4163 domain-containing protein; translation: MRQYSILLIAALAGVTAGCADNSDSANEPVRVSEIERPETSTATAFSQDGGGIAIVNGNEAASIDIDMPADLAEFDPKLADTLRARVNELTEGFAESAEQDMRDAAEKNFTFRPNTLEISWVETGPESGPLQSFLGTSYSYQGGAHPTFSYQMLNWDTDANRELGFEDLFEDADSARTAVIETLKSSLIEQKRERFADDFTEEDILDSWIEPAFEAPETKQDRFTFATSSDPAKSGGLIYHFGPYEVGSYAEGAYTVGVPASIFAAFLKPAYSDNFGGEMQMPKEDL